The Stigmatopora argus isolate UIUO_Sarg chromosome 1, RoL_Sarg_1.0, whole genome shotgun sequence genome segment tttttaagaaaaaagccttacaatactatgtcattttttaagaaaaaaagccttactatattatgtcgtcttttaagaaaaacgctttactgtacatggtcgttttttttaaataaaaaagccttactatacatggtcattttttaataaaaacccttaatatacatggtcatatttaaagaaaaaagcctgactatatatacatagtatttattttttaaacaaataaaagctttactttacatagaccacttttttttaaagaaaaagccttacgatgtccagccattcaagtcattttgcatgccagctttacgtttgtaccaaatctcggggtattctttgctcagttatgaagcacgtctaataagatgaataaatatttgacattatcgtcgacaaggaaaaagagtgtcgccaaactttcgtcaaaacatatattgtatttgtttaaaaaaatgaacatgcatggtaaggctggttttaataaagaaagaaaaaagtttgCCAGCCCTGTATAGTcgggcttttatttgtttaaaagaaagagaccatttatagtaagttTTTATTTGTACGTGCATATGGATCTTTTTTTAGCAAAACAGTCTGACTCGGTTGTGCGTGTCTCTGCCCCCCAGTTAATTTAGAGCTACACTGCCCCCCTTTGGACAAAATGGCAAATGTCGAACAGAAAAGTTAAGGTTTCCACATGCCCCACACTCGGAGTGAATTGGGCATCTCGCACTTTCAGTCGCACTGAAACATAATCCTTccctgccagtcctcccagttgaaatgaattatgttgtcaatggcagccagtgggtTAAATACTTTGTGAAACTTCAAAAATAATCCTAATGATGTGCCATTATCCTCGTGGATGGTCTATTTGTAATTAATCTCACTTTTAACAATGTATTATTGTATGttttgatctaaaaaaaaaacgatatccAGTATATATTCAACATCATGTCCTTACGCCGACGTCACGCCCGACATCCTGCCACTGTCCAGAGTTCTGAAAGCCGAGGGCAAATGAGCCGCCCAATCAAACAGGTGTGCGTCTTgctggcgggcgggcgggcgtcaTGGACCTGCTTCCGGCCCAGGAAGCGGCGCGCATCTACCACACCAACTACGTGAGGAACTCCCGGGCCATCGGCGCCCTGTGGGCCGTGTTCACCACGTGCTTCGTCATCATCACGGTGGTGGTCTTCATCCAGCCCTTCTGGATCGGCGACAGCGTCAACACGCCGCAGGCGGGCTACTTCGGCCTCTTCCACTACTGCATCGGCAACGCGCTCACCTCGGAGCTCGTGTGCAAGGGCAGCCTGCTGGACTTCGGATCCATCCCGTCCCCGGCCTTCCGCACCGCCATGTTCTTCGTGGCCACCTCCATGCTGCTGGTGGTGGGCACCGTGGTCTGCTTCagcctcttcttcttctgcaaCACAGGCAGCGTTTTCAAAATATGCGCCTGGATGCAATTGGCCTCAGGTAAAACAGCAATttactatgattttttttcttttttcctccctGGGTGGGTCTTCATGACTTACCTCCACGTTGCCCAGAGTGTATAGTAACTATACACTATACTAGTATAGTTCATCCTCGTAAGATAGAAAATTGCAATGTTTTTGAGTTAGGGATGACTAGCAATGAGTGATCATATCTAactgctattgacggcgatagatgtccaatccatttttactgggagTTACACAGTCAAATCGGATTTGCTGTTATTGGCATCTAGTGAGTTAAGGAAATAAGTGATTGATTCACCACATGACAGCTGTCATAAAAAGCATTTAAATAAAGTGTAGCCTCTGGGGTGAAGTTGGCTGACTCTGTCATCTTCAGTATTGGGAAACAAAGGCTGGGCATACTGGTTCATGTTACAGAAAGGCATTGTTTCTTTGGGCGTTTGGTTACTGTGCGCACACTGACACCTCTAGGGCCACAGAGGGGGGTCTATAGTTACATGTTAGTCACCTTTTACGGTGTCTTTTCAATGATACATTCACACCTTCTACAATATTGTGATGACACGACAGGAAGCCATGACCTGAAGCTACaaaaatggatttgaacccctcTAACAAGGGACTTGACGTTTAGTGGCATACTAAACAGTAGATATTGTAAACACTAAGACCCATTctgaggaaaagacattttttctcATATGATAATCTTGGATGCAAATATTTGTGATGCTATCGGCAGCTGTTTTGATGGTGATGGGCTGCATGATCTACCCCGACGGCTGGGATGCCCCTGAGGTGAAGAGGATGTGTGGCCAGCGGACTGACAAGTACAGCCTGGGCAACTGCACAGTGCGCTGGGCCTACATCTTGGCCATCATTAGCATCCTGGACGCTCTCCTGCTGGCCTTTCTCTCCTTCACGTTGGGTAGCAGGCAGGACAAGCTGCTGCCAGAGGATTTTGAGCTGGATGGCGCAGGTAGGAAGAAGCACATCCAAAGCAAATTTAACCCAAACACCAGTTCTaagggaaaaaaggcttactatacaaggTCTTTTTAAGAGGAAAAATCCTTCCAATACATAAAGTACATATTAATTTACAGGATCATTTTTCTCCAACAAATAAAGGACTTACTCTAcataatcccccccccccaaaaatgccttactaaacATAGCCTTTTTTCTGCAtaaatacatggtcatttattcaactattttttttatatgaagacCGCCAGTCACCAGTTTTCTTGTTATACTACGAACTTAACCAGCTTACAATGGTATGCCATTTAGCTAACTTCTCCAACATCGTCAGTGTTGTTTTGATACTCAACACACAAGATGCAGACTCTTAAAAAATGCAGAAGAAATTACTGAGTAAACCTTAGGGGGGGAAACAAACTGTACAGATCtaactatttttgtttgtttgtttttacttcaCAGAAAACCCCTGATGGAACAAAAACCTATTTTCTGCAGCAATGCAACAGTTTGCAAGATAGAAAACTTCACGATTTGGTGCTGGAGCATCATTTTTATTCTAGGCTGAGCGTTTCACTTTTActaacacgcacacgcacacacacacacacaaacactacgGTCCTTGTTGGCCACAAACATATCCATCATGACCAAGCAAACATCTTCAGTCTGCTTATTAAAACACAGCTACCTAGCTATGTCTCGTTACCTAAGATATAAGATTTGTCCAAAAAAACTGTACATAACTGTCATATATATTCATAGAAAGGCAAACTCTTTGGTACAGATATACAGTATACAATTTCTTTTCCATTTCGATGGGCTTCCTGTTGCACCCGGCTCCTCAATTGTCAGTTAATTCCCAACTGAAAAATTTCTAGGCATGCGTTTAGCACAAAACATATTTCTTTTACTATCAATGGCAGTGCAGTGACATATACTGACAGGAAGAACTTTCAGTTGTGTGCTGTgaagttttgttttaaatagaaACTATGTGCCTTGACTCAATTAAGGTGCAGGAATACCAAGTCTGGAAGAACGCCAGAATGCAATGACAATGAAAGAGCTTGTTTATTCTAGGCTATGTTGAATTATGAATTAtggcttaaaaaaacaccaaataaatCTTCGATGTGTGGAAAAATACTATATTTGCAAATCCTTTCAGAGTACACTTTAAGGTGAATGCAGTAAAAGCACAAGGTTAGTTGCGCTTATTCACATATTTGCACCGTTCTCAAATGAATGGAAGTTGAAAGGAATTCGCAAATTATTGCAGCCGTCATTATTATTAATCAACTAATACAGTGCGTAAAAACGGATTGGGCAGCTAGAGACGAGACCCCCGTGTCTAACCTCAATAAAATCTTTCTGGAGAAATGTTGCAAGAACGAAACCAGTCAGTGTACATGCCGTCCCCGTGTGCAATTTCCTAAGCCTTctttacaaatacaaaaaaaatgtccgtcATACAGGTTTAATTGAAGTTAGAAGAACCAgttaaaaagaaatggaaaaaaaaaaacgcactgACGAGGCTGCGGGGACACGGCTACATAACCTTAGTTTGTCTGGGTTGGTTTTAGTGCAGGAGTAGACCAAACAAGGAAGAGTCACTTGTAGGTTGTCCAGGTCGGACACAGCAGTGGACGCCGACCGAGGAACATCCCATCCCACGCCGAGAGAAGAACCGACACGTATGGAAATCAAAGAACAACAAcggaaataaatatttataatacGATATGCCCGAACTGGAAAGTGATCTGTTGCATTCTCCGGAGAGAGTGGAAAGGAGGAGGTCTACTAGCGGGCCAGCCAGGGGTGACGGAGGCAGTCCGCCGCTGTGGCCCTCTTGTCGGGAACCAGCTCCAGCATGGGGAGCAGAAAATCGGCAAAGCACTCGGCCTCTGGGCGGGGCCATTCGTACTTGTCCACCAGcacctccagcaacccccatggCTTTAGCTTGGTGATGTGCTTTAAGTCCCCTGCGGAAAGACAAATTCTTTTTCAATCCACTTCCTGTCTGAGAAGATTGTTTTCTTGTCAAGTGCTACCATTATTTAAAACAAGCAGAGGGGCCCGACTTCGCCAGTCCCACTTGCTTGGGCGACAAAGCCTCAGCACTTTCGATCCAAAATCGAGTGTTTTTATCGATTTTTAGCTCTGCAATACAGATGACTTGGAATAGGACATGCATGCAATGTTTGTCTCTGTATTGTTCAATAGAAAAGCAGAGAATTATTGGTCTGGATGGTTTACATGTACCAGAAAATTGACCCAAAGTTGTAAAAGGCTACCCTCAAACTTGCCGACCATCTTTGGTTTTTTGAAGGAGCTGAAACGGAAACCAACACTTGCTCTTTACCTGGACAAGAAACACCAATTGAAGTAGCAGAAGCCGGGCCCCTTTGCTTGTTAGATGTAGCAGCCGTAAAACGTGCAGAACTTAGTAGTAGGTTGTTTTTGAGAATGACTCGAGTGTCCAAAATCAAGGGTTTTTATCGATTCTTAGCTATGTGGGGCCATTGACCTGGAAAAAGATAGGCTTAAAATGTTTGCATGTTGCTGGTGATTTAAATACACAAAGTATTTTTCTATAAAAGTTTCGCATGTACCGAAAAAATGAGcccaaagttgcactttttgacCTTAAAATGCGACCCGCAGTTcgaaaatttttgggggggaaaaaacgggcCCAAATTCAAAAATCCAGCACGGTAATATCCTAGAGCCGCACATTTGCCATTTTTGGTTCGAAgccgcattcaaatcggatgtacggtgttggctccattttgtccgatgttaacggacaaacacactcagaaatagtaatatgtatagataGATACACAACTGCACTTAAACATTTAATAGACGAAATTACCTGCTTTCAAGTTTGAACTTCATActttatatttcatattttatttagggctatttatttttacctttcttGGTGAAAAAATCCTTGGAATATTTTCCATTCATTATGAGTTTGCGTGGGACACTCCCCAGCAGTTCAATGATCAGCGCTATATGGTCTACACCACACAGATttgggagggagagaaagacaaagaaaaaacatggaCAAAACAGTCAGTGCCAGACAAGTAGCATACCTTTCTTTGTGAAGTATTCCTGTGAGTATTTTCCACTCAGAGCAAAGTGGCGAGGAACTCTACCGAGCAACTCGATCATGAGCGCAAGGTGGTCTGGAGACAAGGCCGGTCAGAAGCACAGCAATGAGAAagagatggagaaaaaaaaggagatgGCAAAACAGTCATGTGCATTGCTTGGCAATGGACGAGGATGACAGCTTGACATGGAAGATGACGATAACTTGGTAAGAACTTTCTGTTGTATGCTAACTGAAATTAAGCTCGCTGTCGGCCAGGCAGACAGGCAATACTGAATTCTTTTCTCTAATGCCGAATCACTTGTCATTTCAAAAACACTTATCTTGCATTAAGTGGTGTTGTTTGTCTAGGAATAAGCAGCACAGGCCCCTAAATGGAATTTCACTGCTTGACCAACATATTTTGCGTTGTGTGTGAATTAGGGTGTTTAGAGTCATTACTTATTTTCTGTATTAGAACTCACCATGGCCCTAATAGAACTATTTCggtgaatcatttttttaatagtattgGATATATTGAATATGAAACGCAATCTGTTTTTATGTCCTgaagtgtttgaaaaaaaatccaaatgtcgTTTTGTTAGTAACCTTagctaaatatttttaaatattattttaaaagataAATTGTTCAGCTGACAGCTATTCGAActataatttaaatattttctcatGGTATTATTTCGAATATCAGTATTGAGGTACTGTATGCAAGTATTGAATTGAAGTCAAAATGTTGTCGATGTATAGACGTACGTACAATTTTGGAAATTATGTAAGTCTCATGGGAAATGCCGCAGAGTACACAGAGGAAAACAAAGTGAGTGTATTCTAACACGCTTCAGCAAATCAAGTCACAACAGAGAACATGAAGCTGAATGAGCAATAACAATAACGATGATGAGAATGAGGACAAGAGGCACGCAGCAGTAGAAAGCAACAGTTGATGGCCCTGTCTCCGCCATTCAAGTGGAGACTCACAGGAAtagtgacaaaccattttcactcAATATAACATTGTGTACTCATAACATGCGTGGAGTGAGTAGTATCATAGAGATcctcaatttaaaagaaaaactatcATTTAGGCTTATTTATTGTAAACTGAAAATCTGTCCAGATATTAGacaaaaaagataaatacaGGGACCAAAGAGAAATCTGAGGCATACCTTCATCCCTGGAATAATCTTCACCAGAATGGGGTTCAAACAAGTAGTCTCCTGTAGCGAGTTCAAAGGCCTGCGGCGACAATATCGTCAGCATCATTATCGAAAACACAAGAATTTGTGAAGCTCAATGCCTTTGAACTTTTAATTCCCTCTCTTTTAACCACAGTCAAGTAAGATAGCTTGTCAAGGTGCATCAGTTTCATATCTCTTATTTGATGGAATATCTGATGTCGTGGGTCTCTTACCATGCAGGCTGAGCTCCAAATATCTGCCGGGGTGCTGTAACCAGCACCGATGAGCACCTCTAAGGAGCGGTACTGCCGTGTCTGGATGTCTTCGGTAAAGTGTTTTTGCTGAGAGCAATGCaggaaaaatagggaaaaaattATTTTGGAACATACATTGTTTTATATTGTATTGATTTGTGGTGAGAAAATGTTTAACTCTGAAAAATGGCATAAAGGTGGAGAAGGTCTGCCCAATTTCTCACACATTAACACAAAGTTTAGAAGTGTTAGATAGCCTGAGCTAAATTAGCACCAAGCAGAGCCCACACAATTTGAGAATCTCTTGGGGTCACGGAAAAGCCAATTCAGGGAAAAGAAATAATAGTCGTATTTTTCATACTGTCTCGTGCTAATTTAAAAgctctttctctttttcaaaccaCCAATTATGAATGGAAAACGGAAgtctatttatttcctgtttctgtcaaaatgtcacaattaaaaggaaaaacaaatggcCGGAGGATATCAGGCCTAAATTGTTTATAGTCAGCATAGTGTTCACCTTGCTGAATCGCGTGACTTACTGTGCGAAAACCACTTGAATTGATCAATCTGGCTCTATGCTTAAGTACTTTAGGCCATGGATCTTAGCCGTTTGTCAATTGCTTGCAATAGCCTTTGCAAGCCAAACATTTCTCCGTTGACAAATAAACCAGCTTGGTTAACCACCACTGCCTTAAAGATACAATATACAGTATAAAttaatcaattcattttgacactATTGtgcaaaaccccccaaaaagataatgaaaaatgtattttaaataggAATTTAGAGTTAGTTTCCCTACCCTACAAGGAAACTAAAGCTGTTCCTATTCTGGCATCTGGAGGatagtgtgtgtttgtttctgGAAGGCCTGATTGGTAACAAGGAAATCCCTCAGGTCCCGATAGGACGACTCACCACCCAGCAAGCATTTCCCAGATCTGCAATCTTGACCTTGATCTTGTCTGCATTGATTGGCTCAAGTGGGTTGACCAGCAGGGATCCCGCGGTTTGCTTGCCTACGTCAAACCCGAGACAAGTTAGCTCTAAAAAGATCTGGCTGAAAGAATGccacaaaaaattgaaaacatacCATTTTGCAGACTTTCGTCACTTTCATCTTCTCCCTGTTCTCGACAAATGTTCCCTTGGATTTCCTCCTGCAGGCCGACAGAAAAGTGCCTGGGCGACGCCTCGCTGCAGTGAGCTCCCTCGATGTCCTTGAGCTCGGCGCACTCCAAGCCATTGCTGATCGTGTGGTGCTTTTTCTCGAGAGAGTTGCCGTTATGTTGGTCTTCCTCCACCCACCGGGGGAGTCTCTCTTTCACCTCCACATGCCCGTTACAGCTCAGCTCGCACAATTCGTCTTCATTCACGGGGCTCTCTGACAACACAGGGAGAGAACAAACATTCAGCATTTCAATCCTGTGATTTTCAGCAAAAGGCTTCTAACCTTGTAGGTCTTGGTTGCGCATATTCTGTACAGACGTCTGCCTCAACGGTGCACAGGCACGGCCCTTGGGCGACGCCGGCTCCTCGTCGACATCCTCGTCTTCCTCCCTTGGCTCGGTGATCTTTTCCATCTCCTCTAGATCCATGATGCACTTTTCCAGCAATGCCGCTTGTcgcttttgcttcttttttaatttcttcttcttgtttttgGACATTTTGACACTCTGctcaaatgaggaaaaataatcATATGGATCTGTGAATATAGCCATTAGGGTTGCACCGTTCCACATTTCTCCAGCTATCCTTGGCACTCAcatttatatacagtatatttaatagttttttgcacataatttgaagttgtacCTGTTTTGGAGCCGGTGCGGTGCTAACTGTGAAACAAACAATATGGTTAGTTGAAAAATAATTGTCAGTACATGTGTGTGGACATCCCAAGCACAATTCGTACTTGCTGAGCCTGAAGGAGGTGGCGCTCCCGCCCGCTGCCATTCTGTGGCTTCCGCTGCAAGTTTACGTACATAAGGCTCTTCAACACTCATGAGGATATTCTCAGGCTTGATGTCTGTGTGAATGATCTGACACTTTGTGTGCAAGTAGTCAAGGCCCTGGAGAACCTGAAAGAAAAGTTGGGTTGTGTCAATCCATCCAATTTGAACATTACTTGTTATAACTTAACTGCTTGTGATATTTTCCATGTTTGGTTAGGCCAAATAACATCATCATTTGATGGAAATTTGGACAATgtgagacaaaagaaaaaaaacaggcgcAACTTGAACCTGAGACACTGAGTCACCAGGGTATTAAGGGTGTGTCAGTGTGTTTTGATTGTGCTCACCTGACGAATGATGCTCTTTACACAGGGTAGGGGCAAACCCTGGTAATTTGATTTGATAATCCACTTTAGTAAATGATGGCCCAAAACCTCAAACACCATGCAGACATCtgaatggaaaaatgttaagATAATAACAGGGTCGGGTATCGTTTAATTACAGTTACTACtcagtactttttaaaatggttCCAGAGTTCCCTGTCAAACAAAAGCGGGAATTTGCAAGGGCAGAATAATCATGAATAGGAGCATTAGGAgatgataaataaatcaaaataaagaatatgtatAGAATTTGTTGAGCTGCCTGATCATAGCTCGTGAAAAGCACTATTGACGTCATGCAGGTATATACGGAACAAACGGGCAGAGTAAAAATAGAAACTGAtaccaaaatgtcatttttaaataattccatTTAATATATGCTACtcaaaataattttaacatATTATAGTTTGCTAGAGCTGTGCTCACATAATTTGCCATTCATAATCCAATGAAAATCAGTTTTAAAAAGTGTGTGATTGTGATGATCTGTTGCGCGTGGCAAGACCAAACCAGTGAAGCCTCTAGTATCAATGTGGCTCGCTTTAAACAAGAATCATGCATGGGTGTGACCGTAACCTTTCGATGTTACACGGTTAGATGGGAGAAAAACTAACAAAGAACACAAAAGGATAGATGTGAAGTACTTCTAAAAGTATATTATGGTGGAAACTGAAGGTCATACGTGCGTCACAATATACTGGGAATATTGCCCAGCTCTAATCATAGCAGGGACATACAACTAGTTTCACTCATAAATATCTTGAGTTTGACGTTTTATTGTCCTCTGCCGGTTCAAAACAGCCTGCACTTGCGGGatctaggagaaaaaaaagctaagcaGCTAGTATTGAAAAATCTAATTGTCTACGGTAGGTACATTGAAGTTCATCTTTCAAATTGAGTAGTGTATAGATTGAATGGGTTTTATTCCGTATTTTGATCACGATGCATGTAACCAATAGAACGACATTCTGCCGGGACCTATGGCTTGTCGGAGTGAATTGTGAGTATAATGATTCTTATCAGTTTCAAGTTCTTTCAGTTACCACTGTGGCTCTTTCTTTAATTTGCTTTCAAACTACTGTAACAGTAAATATAGAACTAAGCCGATATAGACAAACACTGTTGGTACCTAATATCCTTATCATCTATCTGAAGTGACTTCTGGCTAAATCTAGTTATTTTAAGACCAAAACTCGTCATGCATCTAACATGATCCAGGATGGATCAGTAAGGTGATGAACAGCGATAAGGATACGAGTTCCATTGACACCAGAGATCTTAAAGTCGTCCAACATCTGGACCACCATCTCCCGTTTAGGGTCATCAGGATCAGAGTTTCTCACCTGAGCAGAAACAACTACAATCAGTACGACAGGGGCATAACGGTATTTTGCGTTTGAGAGTGAAATACTGACAGGGTGTGTTCATAATTGTCATCATGATTAAATCTTGCACTTACAGACTTGAGAAGTTTGATCTCGTCCACAGCTGTTTCTGTGTAATGCTCTGCACTCTTGACCACCTTCATTGCAATAAACCTTTTCATCCTATCAAGCAGATGACAAAAACTGTTTTCGGTTCCGGACTTCACTGCTAATCTCTTAGTgcagagaaaaaatatatagcaaAGCTCCCTACTGAATGTCCCAGGCAAGCCAGACGGTCGAGAAGTGACCCCAGCCCAATTTTCGGATGACGTGATATTTTCCATTGTAAAGGTCGCCTACTTTCACGTGATGGTAGCCGCCTGAAGAGAAATTATAGTGTCGCATAGATCAATCTGATAGAACTATTATAAAACTCTTGAATCCTGGAATAGAAAGATTTGATTTTGACATCTAAATTGGGCTAACAAAAAAAGAGGACTAACCTTTGCAATAGTCGTTGGGATCCTCTTGCTCTTCATCATCAGAGCCCAGAATCTCTTCGGGTTCTTCAGGTTCCCGAGGTGAGGATTCGTGTTCAGCTTGCTGCCGACTTCGGGGATTTGCTGGCTGCCTGTTGAAAAGCCATACGCTGCCTTTGCAAAAGCTATGTAActatgtaatgtaatgttttatttACACTGTTAGGAGTATATTTTGGGTTACAACTGTACTGCAGTATAccgagagatttttttttacactgcaCATTGGGATAGAGACAAATTCAAAAGATTATAAATTCATCAAATTAAGGattttaaaacaatgaaagaCTGTACTAAAGATTAAATAGCCACTACAGCCCTGCTGTTTGATCA includes the following:
- the srpk1a gene encoding SRSF protein kinase 1a codes for the protein MRKAFNTGGVGNRLLAKQATAPAYDMERKVLALQARKKRGKAKKPCKKQPANPRSRQQAEHESSPREPEEPEEILGSDDEEQEDPNDYCKGGYHHVKVGDLYNGKYHVIRKLGWGHFSTVWLAWDIQMKRFIAMKVVKSAEHYTETAVDEIKLLKSVRNSDPDDPKREMVVQMLDDFKISGVNGTHVCMVFEVLGHHLLKWIIKSNYQGLPLPCVKSIIRQVLQGLDYLHTKCQIIHTDIKPENILMSVEEPYVRKLAAEATEWQRAGAPPPSGSAISTAPAPKQSVKMSKNKKKKLKKKQKRQAALLEKCIMDLEEMEKITEPREEDEDVDEEPASPKGRACAPLRQTSVQNMRNQDLQESPVNEDELCELSCNGHVEVKERLPRWVEEDQHNGNSLEKKHHTISNGLECAELKDIEGAHCSEASPRHFSVGLQEEIQGNICREQGEDESDESLQNGKQTAGSLLVNPLEPINADKIKVKIADLGNACWVQKHFTEDIQTRQYRSLEVLIGAGYSTPADIWSSACMAFELATGDYLFEPHSGEDYSRDEDHIALIIELLGSVPRKLIMNGKYSKDFFTKKGDLKHITKLKPWGLLEVLVDKYEWPRPEAECFADFLLPMLELVPDKRATAADCLRHPWLAR
- the lhfpl5b gene encoding LHFPL tetraspan subfamily member 5b encodes the protein MDLLPAQEAARIYHTNYVRNSRAIGALWAVFTTCFVIITVVVFIQPFWIGDSVNTPQAGYFGLFHYCIGNALTSELVCKGSLLDFGSIPSPAFRTAMFFVATSMLLVVGTVVCFSLFFFCNTGSVFKICAWMQLASAVLMVMGCMIYPDGWDAPEVKRMCGQRTDKYSLGNCTVRWAYILAIISILDALLLAFLSFTLGSRQDKLLPEDFELDGAENP